The window AGTCTGCTCCGTCACTTCTTCAATCAAATTTGCTTTTTGGGCAATGAGTGTTGTGTGTTCATTGAGCGCGTTGACTTGCTGGGCTGTCTCCTCGGCGTGCTTGACAACCTCTTGGAGTTTGTAGGTGGATGCTTGCGTAGCCTTGCCCCCTTGCACAGATGCTTCGTAACTTTGAACGGCATTACTTTGAGATTTTTTTGCCAAAATAGCGACCGTTTCTACATCATGCTGTAAAGTGCCAATCTCCTCAACAGAAACTTTTATAATCTGCTTTTGGGTTTGCGCTAGACCCAAAGCCACGCTAGAAACCCCCGCAACTTCTTGAGCTTTGTGTGCCAAAGCCGCCGACGTACTAAACAAATAAGCAATAATCTCTTTAAGCTGCACATGAAGTTCTCCAATAGCGTGCAAAATACTGCCTCGCAAAGCCTTAGGCACCTCTACACGCAAATCTCCCGATGCAAGGGTTCCTACAATGCCCGCTACCGCATGGGGTTCGCCACCCAAAGAGCGTTTGAGGGCACGCGAAATAAAGTACGTCACCACAATTCCCAACACAAATGCAATCAACAAAAGCACAACCATTACGCCCGTAAAGCCACCTGCCACAGCCCTTGCTTTTTGGGTTTCGGCTTGGTTTTTTACCTCTTGTGTATCAATAAACTCATTAACAACACCCAACCACTCCACAAATGCAGGAGCCGCTTGCCCCAAAAGCAGTGCCTTGGCTGCCTCCTCTTCTCCTTCTGCCTTAAGGGCAACAATACGCGCCATCAAGGGCAGTGTTTTTCGCTCTACTTCTTTTATGCGCCCTAGCAATACCTGCTCCTTCTCCTCAACCGCTGGCGTGTTGGCAAAAAGTGCGTCTAAAGCCTTTGCTGATTCGGCATAAAAAGACTCTAGCTTTTTTATTTCCGACATCACCTCGCCCGCCTCACCTTGTTTTAATAACACAACATCACGCAACGCAATAGCCCTATCGTGTACAGAGCCTCGAAAATTAATGGCATAGCGTTGTTTAAGCGCGTTGACATCTGTGATTTGCGTAAGCGATTGGTCAATTACCCGTACCTCTTTAATGCCCATAACCGTTATGATAAGCATAATGCCAATAATCAATCCAAAGCCTAAAAAAATCCGTTTTGCGACGCTAAGTTGCATGAAATCTCCAATTTATTTTATTTGATAAATTTTATCGTTTAATAGTTTATCTTATCTTTAAACTGAAGTATTATCGCACTTTTTTGTTACAATAGTGTTGTATTCTTACATGTAAAGGAAAAAACATGATTATATACATCCACGGCTTTGGTGGCAGTGGTAAAGGCACCAAAGCTTCTCTTTTTAAAACCGCCTTTCAAAACCACGGCATCCTAACACCCTCTTTGCCTACTCACCCTGATTTAGCTCTTTCCACTCTCGAAGAACTCATTGCCGTATTGTTGCATTATGAAAAAGTCTCGCTCATCGGCTCTTCCTTGGGTGGCTTTTATGCCCAAGTGCTCTCAGCAAAATTTAATCTCAAAGCAGTGCTCATCAACCCTGCCACCGAGCCTTACATCACCCTTAAACGCGCCCTTGGAAATGCGCCGCATTTTTATGACAACAGCACGTTTTTGTGGCAAGAAACACACCTTGAAGCCCTAAAGAAAAAAGAAGGAGCGTTTAATCCTGAAAACTTTTTAGTGCTTTTGCAAAAAGGGGATGAAGTGCTAGATTACACAAAGGCCCTAGAAAAATACGACGGAGCGGCCTTTGTGGTAGAAGAGGGTGGAAGCCATAGCTTCGAGGGAATTCAGAAGCATTTTGAAAAAATTGAGGCATTTTTTTCCCATTAGAGCTCAGCCAAAAAGGCCGAGCCTCTTTAGGACTTAAATTTCCCTAGTTCGTTGTTAAGATTTTCGGTCATTCCGTGAAGATGCTCAGAAGCCTGTGAAACGTTGTCAATACTACTCACGTTACTCACAGAAATCTCATTGACTTTTTCGATTTCTTTGACCATTTCTTGTATCTGCGTTGCCGTTTGAATAAAGCTTTTGACAGTCTCTCCTGTATCTTTAATGGTTTTTTCAACGGTTGCATCGATGCTTGTCACGCCGTGCTGGAGCTGCCCCGTGATGTCAACTAGTCCATTTACTTCTTTGGCATTTTGGGCAATCTCGCCATTGGCATCACTGATGGATTGCACGACAATGTTGATGGTCGCATCAATCTCCACCAAGCTTTTTTGCGTACGCTCGGCGAGTTTTCGCACCTCATCGGCCACCACTGCAAACCCGCGTCCGTGCTCACCCGCGCGTGCCGCCTCGATGGCTGCGTTAAGCGCCAAAAGATTGGTTTGGTCAGCAATATCACGGATGATATTAAGCACGTCTTTGACTTCATTGGCGTTATGGCTCACTGTATCAAGACGTTCAGCCAAGGCTTGTTCTTTGGTGGCTGTAGCTTGCATGGCTTCTTCTAGGTGCTGGGCTTGGGTTTTAACCGTGTTAATGTCAAGTTGTGTTTTGGTTAACACCTCCTGAGAGTGGGTTGCTTTTTCCACTGAAGATTCAATGACTCTAGCCAAGGCAGAACCGCTCTCTTTAGTTTTAGCAATGATTTTTGATTCTGCTTCTACATTGCGCACCACCTCAGTAGCCGTACGAGAAAGTTCCTCTGAAATAGAGGCATTTTCGCTACTGATAGCCTTAGAATTTTTTACAATGTCATGGAGCTTTTCGATGAATTTGTTAATGTTCACCGACACTTGACCGAACTCATCATGCCCCTTAATCTCCAAACGTTGGCGCAAGTCACCCTCGGCACTGGAGAGGTCTTCAACAACTCTATTGAGTTCATCTAACGGACGTAGCAAAGCCCTAATAATGAGGACCACCAACACCACAACCACAATAAGCATACCAAGCCCCACCAACATCAACTGGCGCACTTGGCTGTTCAAAAAAACATAAGCCGTGACTTTATCAAAAGTAATAGCAGGTCGCCAGCCTGTTTCATTGGAGACCTTGTAGGTGTAAATTTTTTCAGAACCTTTATACATGTACTCTATAACGCCTTCATTGCTGGCGCCAATTTGCCGAGCCAAATCCGGTGCCACTTCTGCTAAATCTTTTCCAATAAGCTCAAGCTCAGGATGTGAAATAATCAACCCTTTGGTGTCTTGAATCATCGTATAGCCACCTTCAAATTTGATGTTTTCCAATTCCTTAAACAGCATTTTAAGGTCGATAGACGTTGACACAGCACCTAAAAACTTCCCATCTTTGACAATCGGGGCAGCCACGGCAACAATGTGGCTTTTTGTACTGGCGCTAATGTACGCATCGGTTGCGACTTCTTTCATGGCACTTTTTGCAAGGGTGTACCACGGGCGCACACGCGGATCAAACCCAGCCCTTGGCTGTGTGTCTGTGCCATAAATCATCTTGCCCTCCACTTCCGTACCCACAAAAGAGTCGATGCCTCCGATGGTTTGGGTAATTTCGCGCAACCTTGTCTTAAGTTCTTGTTCACTTATCTCTTCTAAATCAAAAAGTGACCGCGCACCACTGGCAATAACCGCTTTTTTTGAGGCAACCCACAAATCGATGTAGTCTGTAAGTGCATGAGAGGCCATCATAACACTCTTTTCTACTTGCAACAAACTGTTGCGCTTTGTGTCCATGTAGCCAAAGATGCCAAACACACCCAAACTTGCCACCATAAAAACGGAAATCACAAGGGTAATTTTTGTCTTAAAATTCATAACCTCTCCTTTGCAGCATTAAAATCGCTAAACACACTTTACACGCAATCATTGTACTGCAAATTAAGGATTTTTTTGGGCACTTTTAGTGTAAAATTCATTACATGTAATATAGGTCAAAAGTCCCCAAAAATAGGCATTTGATTGTAACTTTCACTATCTTTTTTTGGGCTTTACATGTAAGGCTTTAACAACACTCAATCTCCGCTTTTTCCATGGCCAATAGTCCCTCTTCATGGTCGTGATTTTCAAACAATTCTTCCAAATAAAACACGTTAGCACACACCAAATACAACACATCCTCATCAGGCGTGCGCGTGTAGTACGCGGGAGGGATTTTCTTAACAAATTTTTCCCAAAACGGGTTGGTGGCTTCTGGTTTTTCCTTTAGGAGAAAAAGTACCTCATCCACCACACAACAGGCGTTTTCAAAGCAATCAATATTTTCAAAACTTACATACCGCTCCATTATTCCCCTTTCTCCACTAGAGTTTTCAACATCTCCACAAACCCCTGGGTGGAGTACTGTTGTGTAGCAAGCCCCTGCCCTTCCACAAAGCGACGTTCCGCTTTTTCCAAAGGCCCTTCATGCACCACCACGCCGCCCGCGCACTCAATCGTACTCTCCCGTGCCACCATACGCTGGGTGTCTTTGGCAAAAGATTCTCCAAGGTAAAGTATCTGTTTGCCCTTTCGGTACGCTTTGAACCACGCAGGGTAGGCAAACCCGCCCATGGCTTCGGTCAGCCAATCCACATAATCCGCATCGGAAATCACAAAACTAGGCATTGGCAACGCGCACCCCATGGGTTTGATGATCAAAGGTGCTTGCTCGTCCCACGTCTGCGCCTCTACGTACGCGCCCTCTTCCCACACGTACAACGCATACCGCTTGGGCGAAGCACTGATGCGCGCAATGCCTTTGAGTAAAAAATGTCTACAGGAGGCAAGCGCGTCAAGCAACACAGTGTCGCGGTTGGTGTCAAAGATGACCTTTGCCCCAAGGCGCAAGAGCAATTCATGGGCAGGTTGCAAACTTTTTTCGCGCCCAAAAACGTCGATGCACATGCCCTCAATATGCCCACGTCCGCGCCGCTGTTCGATACTCATGGCCGCTTTGGAAACTTCTTGCATGAGCTTGGGTGCCATGGCTCTACCGCCATTGAGTGCCAAAATCGTCTCTTCGGTAGAAGAAGGCATTAAAGAGCCTTTGAAAATATCTGGCCCCAAATAGGCAATCATACTTCCCTCTTGTAGTGCTTGGATAATGGTTTCAGGGTTCATAGGCGCACTCCTTGTTGGGCATTTTACCTCCTACATTGCATAAAGCATTCCCTTGCAAAAATCCCCCTCCTTTCAAACTTGGAACGGCATATGCAATCCTCCTTGGCAAGAAACCACAAGGAGCTACCATGAGCTGTTCTTCTTCTCCCGCAAAAGGGCTTCCCAAAGACGTCGAAGCCTTGGTCAACAACCATCCCTGTTACAACGAAGAGGCGCACCACCACTACGCGCGCATCCACGTAGCCGT is drawn from Sulfurospirillum tamanense and contains these coding sequences:
- a CDS encoding MCP four helix bundle domain-containing protein, which translates into the protein MQLSVAKRIFLGFGLIIGIMLIITVMGIKEVRVIDQSLTQITDVNALKQRYAINFRGSVHDRAIALRDVVLLKQGEAGEVMSEIKKLESFYAESAKALDALFANTPAVEEKEQVLLGRIKEVERKTLPLMARIVALKAEGEEEAAKALLLGQAAPAFVEWLGVVNEFIDTQEVKNQAETQKARAVAGGFTGVMVVLLLIAFVLGIVVTYFISRALKRSLGGEPHAVAGIVGTLASGDLRVEVPKALRGSILHAIGELHVQLKEIIAYLFSTSAALAHKAQEVAGVSSVALGLAQTQKQIIKVSVEEIGTLQHDVETVAILAKKSQSNAVQSYEASVQGGKATQASTYKLQEVVKHAEETAQQVNALNEHTTLIAQKANLIEEVTEQT
- a CDS encoding YqiA/YcfP family alpha/beta fold hydrolase, coding for MIIYIHGFGGSGKGTKASLFKTAFQNHGILTPSLPTHPDLALSTLEELIAVLLHYEKVSLIGSSLGGFYAQVLSAKFNLKAVLINPATEPYITLKRALGNAPHFYDNSTFLWQETHLEALKKKEGAFNPENFLVLLQKGDEVLDYTKALEKYDGAAFVVEEGGSHSFEGIQKHFEKIEAFFSH
- a CDS encoding methyl-accepting chemotaxis protein — protein: MNFKTKITLVISVFMVASLGVFGIFGYMDTKRNSLLQVEKSVMMASHALTDYIDLWVASKKAVIASGARSLFDLEEISEQELKTRLREITQTIGGIDSFVGTEVEGKMIYGTDTQPRAGFDPRVRPWYTLAKSAMKEVATDAYISASTKSHIVAVAAPIVKDGKFLGAVSTSIDLKMLFKELENIKFEGGYTMIQDTKGLIISHPELELIGKDLAEVAPDLARQIGASNEGVIEYMYKGSEKIYTYKVSNETGWRPAITFDKVTAYVFLNSQVRQLMLVGLGMLIVVVVLVVLIIRALLRPLDELNRVVEDLSSAEGDLRQRLEIKGHDEFGQVSVNINKFIEKLHDIVKNSKAISSENASISEELSRTATEVVRNVEAESKIIAKTKESGSALARVIESSVEKATHSQEVLTKTQLDINTVKTQAQHLEEAMQATATKEQALAERLDTVSHNANEVKDVLNIIRDIADQTNLLALNAAIEAARAGEHGRGFAVVADEVRKLAERTQKSLVEIDATINIVVQSISDANGEIAQNAKEVNGLVDITGQLQHGVTSIDATVEKTIKDTGETVKSFIQTATQIQEMVKEIEKVNEISVSNVSSIDNVSQASEHLHGMTENLNNELGKFKS
- the cowN gene encoding N(2)-fixation sustaining protein CowN, which codes for MERYVSFENIDCFENACCVVDEVLFLLKEKPEATNPFWEKFVKKIPPAYYTRTPDEDVLYLVCANVFYLEELFENHDHEEGLLAMEKAEIECC
- a CDS encoding SIR2 family protein encodes the protein MNPETIIQALQEGSMIAYLGPDIFKGSLMPSSTEETILALNGGRAMAPKLMQEVSKAAMSIEQRRGRGHIEGMCIDVFGREKSLQPAHELLLRLGAKVIFDTNRDTVLLDALASCRHFLLKGIARISASPKRYALYVWEEGAYVEAQTWDEQAPLIIKPMGCALPMPSFVISDADYVDWLTEAMGGFAYPAWFKAYRKGKQILYLGESFAKDTQRMVARESTIECAGGVVVHEGPLEKAERRFVEGQGLATQQYSTQGFVEMLKTLVEKGE